The Lonchura striata isolate bLonStr1 chromosome 33, bLonStr1.mat, whole genome shotgun sequence genomic interval CTGGTGAAAAGCCCCTCAGAGTTCCCTGGTTTGTCCCTCTGATGGAGTGAGCCCACGGGGCAGTCTGTGGTGCCACTCCAGGAGTGCTCTGGTGCCAAACTGGTTTCCTTTTCCCTGCCAGGATTACTACAGCAGCGGGTACTACCCGGAGGTGGAACCAGCCCAGGCCTCGCCGCAGGAGAGCAGCACCGACTCCTCCTTCATCGACGACGAAGCGGTTGGCACTTGGTTTTCTGTCCCCCTGTGGAGCTGGGCTTTGAGCTCTGCCAGAACACGGGGCCCCCTTGGGCAGCCACGCTCCTgccccccagcacagcctgggtttCCAGGGGCTTGGGCTGGGTGGTTTTTCTGGGGGGGCCTCGTGTTGTGTTGTGGACACGTGTGGGGTCCTTCCCACAGTCTGCTCCAGTTGGGTCTGCAGGCCTGATGAGGACACGACAGAATCAAttgttgaggttggaaaaggcctccaaAACCatcacccagcactgccaaggccaccactaaaccacgtccccaagtgccacatccacctGGCTTTTAAATCCTTCTGGGGGTGGGGACTTCACCACAGTGCTGGCAGcttgtgccagggctggacgaCCCTCTGGGTGTAGGAATTTTCCCTATATCCAACCTCAtcttcccctggcacaacctgaggccattttctcttgtcctgtcctGTGTTCCCTAGGAGCAGAGTTcactggctgtcccctcctgtcaggagctctgcagagccacaaggtcccccctgagcctcctttgctccaggctgagctccctcAGACTCccctggtgctccagccctttcCCCAGCTTGGTTtgcttctctggacatgctccagctcctcaatCTCTTTGGGTCATGAAGGGTCCCAAACTGACCCTGGGATTGGAGGtttgtgccagcacaggggatGGGCACTGCCTGGAAGCAGGAATAAATGCTGTTTTCTGcataggaaaacaaaattattaccTTCCTGCTAAAGCTCCAATGTACAACAAGCTGAAATTCTCCCAAAGATCAAAACCCTGGCTGGAAAACTGTTTGCTGTGCCTCGTGTCAGGTCAGTGCTGGGTGTAATTCCAGCTCTTCTGTTCCTCCTGCAGTTCAAGCGTCTGCAGGGTAAGCGGAATCGTGGCAGGGAAGAGATCAACTTCGTGGACATCAAAGGTGACGACCAGCTGAGCGGGGCCCAGCAGTGGCTGACCAAGTCCTTGACAGAGGAGAAGACCATGAAGTCATTCAGCAAGGTGGGTGGAGGGCGAGGGCAGTGGTTGGAACCCAAATCAGCCCCAGCTGGAGCTCCGTGGGTGCTGGGCAGTCACCAGGGAGGGTAAATAATGACATGTGAGGGACCAGTAGAGTTTCTCAGAACACTTTGTGTGGGTGGGGAGGGCCAGCCAGGAAGTGCTTCAGCCCAAGGAATCTGCACTTTAATAGGGAACAAATGCTGCTTGGGATGGCTGTGTGCAGGCCTTTGTCTTGGTTTGCTGTCCAGGGAAGcacctctccaggctgaacacttCACCTCTTTCTGCTTTCCAGAAAAAAGGAGATCAGCCCACAGGtcagcagaggagaaaacacCAGATCACCTACCTGATCCATCAGGTGAGTGGCCTTCCTGTGCTGTGTGAGGCAGAATTGCAGGGCAACACaaggctgggctgctggggacCAGCTGAGAACCCCCAGAGTCCTGGTGAGACCCAGAGGTGAAGCCTGGCCCTGAGGGTGTCCCAGTCCTGAGctttcagctttgctttgcCCTTCCTGCACCTTCTGGGGCCTCTGTCCTGGATTCTGCCCCGGGCTTGGCTGCAGAGCCCGTCCCCACGAGAAGCTGCTTTTCAGCATGAATGAAATGCTTGTGCATCCCAATTAATGCAGGCCTCTGTCAGGATGATTGTGCAAACCCCTGTAACGAGGCTTCTGGCTGAAGGGCTCCCTAATCCACATGAGCAGGGCCAGAGGAGGCTGGAATGCTGCTGAGTCACTGAAACACAGAGGCTaactgtcagaatctgaggtattgatgattctgagattgtagaaagtctctgtctttcatcCCCATTGctaaagaagaagtcataattcatctgtgctggtttccaggttgtttattctgtttatctctaacatgttctgctgccctgcccagctctgtcctgcagggcagcgtgtggggctctgccctcagtgggatatgacaaacattaaataccagaaactacctgggctggatttacaataacgtgccaatatctgtcacccacattgaacagtgtgtccccagcctgaacccaGTTCCCATTTTATGGTACAtaatgttacaaacattatactCCAGAAACTACCTATGCTacatttacaataatgtgccaatgtaacatccctcagtgggatgttacaaacattaaataccagaaactccctgggctggatttacaagaacgtgccaatatctgtcacctacattggacagtgtgtccccagcctgaaccagcagaaaaatgccaacaccacagtgagacatggagggcatgaagaaggagaaaaaggacaaggcacacccaatttcctccatcttgtcccctttggacccctaatctagatcctaaaattttattttgcacccatgccacacttaattattacttctatcaaacactgagagctggtaattcatcctgtgagactgaaaactcttttccatggacagagatcacagccagtgtctctgggggctctgtccagggggttcctgagccctgccagggcagccaaaGGGAAGCTCTGGGTTCCCACAGCTAACAGCATGCTCTCCATCTCTGCAGGCCAAGGAGAGGGAACTGGAACTGAAAAACACATGGtctgaaaacaaactcagcagacGGCAGACTCAAGCCAAGTACGGGTTCTGACACATCTGTCCTGCTTTTTTGGCTGGCGTCCCGGGTGacctgccctggctgggctctgctggcctCTGGGAGATCAGCCAGCcccaggatgggctgggaggACACGGCACTCCCTGGCCTGCCAGGAAGAAGGGTCATTGCAAGCAGGTCCTGAAACTCCACCTGTAatccttcccctccctcctgtcAACCATAAAGTGGAAGGTTCCCATCAGCCAAGGAGGCGCCGCGGGGAACGTGCTGGGTgtgaggctgcagctcctgtcctgagggaacaggctgtgcctcctgccaCCAGACCCTTCAGCAGAGGCTCAATAAACTCCCAGTTCCCACTTCGCTCCTCTCTTGGACTTGCTGTGCGTTGAGAGTGTCGttttcctttctaaaacaaCGGTGAGTTCCAAGAGCAAGCCTGGCTTTGGAATTTCTATTTTGTCCTTACCTTTAAGATGTCCTCACAGCTGTTTTCCTCGTGTCCAGGCTGCCCCAGCACCCCTCTCATGCCAACgaatttgaataattttgatATCCTGGTTTTTAAGTGGCTGTTTTTGCTCTGGGCTCCACAGGCTGAGCCTCGCTGAGGGTGAGGTCAGAGCCTGTGCCACCACACGTGGAGGGGAGGTTCTCCTGCCCGGCATACTCAGGGCTTTGGGTTACCCTGAGCCATGCATGTATATTGtccttcctttttcctcctctttccttctCCCCCATCCCAAGGCCTTCTGTCCTGCCCCAGGCTGTTCTCACTCATCAGGCCGAGTATCCCAGTGtggctggctggggctgagctctgcagttTCCTCTGGGcagacacagagcagagctgccaactgtaatttctttttcccagcttGTTTGTATCAATTCTGTTTCAATTAAGTGTTGACTTTACCCTCCTGGCTGGGAAGAGGAGACTGCCCAGCCCTAATTTCTTCAAATCAAaccgtttttttttttaatttaaggaaTTCTGTCGAGGTGATGTGACTGCAAAtcctgtgcagctctgctggcccaATCCATGGATCCAAATCCGTGGCATCATGTTGTTGTTCACCAAAGCATGTgatgctgcagggagcagagagctGGCCTggttatttaatttatattccCACCACTCTGGGTTTTATTCGTTGTACCACAGCTCAAATGGCCAATATTTGTTATTCTGGTAAGAAGAACTCCCAAGAGGTGTTTTTTCTCCCGTGTTACCTCTTAAAAACAGGCAAACCCCCATGAAGTCTTTTCTTAGAGCATTTTAAACTAATCTCATTTTTAGTTTAGCTCCCTGTATGTTTAGTACTTTGCAGAGCCTGTTTTGAGTATTTGAATGATCAGAATAAAAGTTACTGTTGAGTAATTTATTCATATCTTGTATGTACAGTGAAATCCTCCCAGAAGAGATTTGATAAAGGAACATACTTCTAAATAAACCCACCCAGCCCCGTTTCCACCCCGTGGGGCTCGGATCCTCATCCAGGTACCCTCTTGGCCCGGGAGTTTGCAGTGTGGAGCACAGCCTGTGTGGGGGCTGGAGCTCCCAGGTTCCCCTTTCCATTTCTCACTGGGATAAAGGCTTGGGTTTAGCACCAAGGGAAGTTCCAAAGGCTCGTGTTCTGCTTTCAACCCTCTAAGAGCAACAAAATTCAGGTTTGTGAACGGTCAGAAGTGAATATTCCCAGAGATAAAAAACCTACAGTCCCCCAACCCTCCTTTTCCCTCCAAGGATGGCTTTGGCCATCCTGGCTCCTTGTTGTGTTGAGCTGGGAGCACCACTGGCACTGCCAGGTCCACTGTGGCTTGCCAGGCTTTGTGCCCCACgggacagccctggggcagTGATGCCACCCCAAATTTTGTGCCTGAGGAAGCAGGAGGGCTTGGAGTgttggctgcaggctggggaggtTCAGTGCAGCATCACTCCAGTTTCTGGCCAATTTGATACCAAACTGCATGCACCAACGgtgccaaacccatccctgttTTTCCTCTAACAGCCCTTTTTGTCATTTTATTAACAGATAAATGTGGAATGTGTTCATGGGTGAGGTAACCCTGCTCGCCCTGCGCCGTCCCACGGGGTTGGGAAGCTGGAAAATCTCCCCATGGAGCAGATTGGCATCACCAGCTGGGGCCACCAGCAGCCTTGGACCTCTCCTGCCAGGGCCAAGGGCTTTGCAGTGAGCTGGAGGCTGAGGTTCCTCCTGCCTGGGAGCCGGGTGCTGTCTGAGCCCAGCTGTGCAGTGGCTCAGGGGCAGTGCCCGGGCAGCTGCTCGTACACGTTCTCAGCCACGTCCCTGGCGGTGCTGCTGTACACGGGATCATCCAGCTCCGGCTCGGGGCTCGCAGCAGCCTGGGGCATTCCCAGGGATGGGTGGATTTGAGAGCCAGGAAACAGCACAAGGTTGGTCTTTCACCCTCCCAGCCCTTGGCTTTGctcgggacagggacagggacccgGATTTtgcaagggcctggagtgacaggacagggggaatggcttcccagtgccagagggtctggattgggggggattttgggaaggaatggcttcccactgccaaaGGGTCGGgatgggtgggattttgggaaggaatggcctcccactgccagagggcagggatggatgggattttgggaaggaatggcttcccagtgcCATAGGGCAaggatggatgggattttgggaaggaatggcctcccactgccagagggcagggatcagtgggattttgggaaggaattcttccctgtgagggtggggaggccctggcacaagttgcccagagaagctgtggctgccccatccctggaagtgttccaggtcaggttggacagggctgggagcatcATGGAAGGTGTCGCTGCCCCTGGCAgagggtggaatgggatgggccatttccaacccaaaccgttccaggttccctgtgctcctggcGTGGAGCAAACCCTGATCCCTCAGCCTCCAGGAGCCTTTCCCTCGGTTTGGGGCTGAGCTCCAGAGCAATGACCTGCCTCGGGGACCCACCTGTGTGCCCGTGCTGGAAGCTCCTGCGcccttcctctccctgctgggaGCCGCTGCCAGCTGCCTCCTCTCGCCGTCCTGGCTGGAAACGCTGCGGAACAGCCGGCGGTGGGGCCAGGCTTTGGGGGGCAGCGTGGAGAAGgcgttttggggtgccctggggaGCCGAGCGGGCGCATCCTGCCGGGCCAGCCCCACCTCGGAGTAGATGTTCTCCTCGGGGCCGGTGCGGGGGCTCCAGCCGCGGGCCATGGCGTAGAAGGGGATGGGACCCTCGGGGCTGGAATCCTCGGGGCTGGGTCCCTTGGGGATGGGACCCTCGGGGCTGGGACCCTCGGGGCTGGAATCCTCGGGGATGGGACCCTCGGGGCTGGGCTCCTGGGGcttgggggggctgggggcgaTCTTCTCCTCGCGGGGCTCGGCGTAGATGTGGAAGCACATGAGCTGCTGGTACTTGGCCTCGTGGGGCTCGGGGCGGGCGGGTTCTTTGTGCACCTGGGCGTAGGAAGGCTCgggtgctgctgctgcgctgccggAGGGGCTGCGCAGCCCCCGAGCCCACCCCCGGGAGCCGGTCTTGGCCGGGAGCGACGGCGGcggagcaccgggagcctggGGGAGAGATGGGGCAGGACAGAGGTGAGGGCTGGGAGTGGGCGTCACTGCATCCCCCCGCCTCCACGGGAGGGTGCCTCCTGTTTTTGGGAAGCGCCTCCATCCCCTCTGCCCTGTTACCTCCCTGGCGGAGCTGCCCTCGGCCCTGGCGGACTCCAGGCACACGGAGCGGTGCTCCGGGAGCTTCGCTGGGGCTTGGCTCGGTGGGGAACGTGCAGCATCGCTGCCAG includes:
- the SH2D2A gene encoding SH2 domain-containing protein 2A; its protein translation is MDDDRDRPLFVTFKPFGEDSTARAEAAPNRTPSQPQGAEQAPGHHSRHGRVSPGFWAPPAAQPPAAGEPWPEREALRALTRLWFEQTQAQRLGPEGEFPPWFHGFISRREAEELLQDQPLGCFLVRFSESTVGFVLSYRGRERCRHFVLDQLPDGRYVILGERSAHAELAGLLQHHATAPVTPYHEFLTVPLPCGRKEKPPGRTQPPAGSDAARSPPSQAPAKLPEHRSVCLESARAEGSSAREAPGAPPPSLPAKTGSRGWARGLRSPSGSAAAAPEPSYAQVHKEPARPEPHEAKYQQLMCFHIYAEPREEKIAPSPPKPQEPSPEGPIPEDSSPEGPSPEGPIPKGPSPEDSSPEGPIPFYAMARGWSPRTGPEENIYSEVGLARQDAPARLPRAPQNAFSTLPPKAWPHRRLFRSVSSQDGERRQLAAAPSRERKGAGASSTGTQAAASPEPELDDPVYSSTARDVAENVYEQLPGHCP